The proteins below come from a single Aspergillus oryzae RIB40 DNA, chromosome 5 genomic window:
- a CDS encoding SNG1 family protein (predicted protein) — MHFYPKARHQPHPSIHDPAVRRRRWGLLKAAGLNFIVLQLLFLGLFCYLFGSLFQQTTHIHNLHVVYVDYDGGAVGSAIRTAYEQLKGPGFPTLSEQSVSAYPQPSTVRSAVCNIDYWGGLYTSADASIRLAAAFGGGSAAASYNNSDVLTLVWNEARYSTVVDSAISTNMQTLSEAARVAYFKINGMQALGDLNSTDPAAIAALTNPWTLASINIQPTTQGSRLVYNTLVIILILIQEFFYLGYINGLYQQFQLYVSIAAPRIATVRQLISGLYTLSGSLCTTGAIWAFRHGWHVNGGQFALTWMALWLFAHSNFLVLDVFTVWLPPPAVPMALISWVVLNVTSILLPFELAPGFYQWGYALPAHSIFQVLVDIWSDGCNPQLDYALPVLFAYEVIGLTLSSIGVYRRAHYAVIAKETEEKTWKERVAAALSEQQQQQMLEESPSPSTPDSTLTESQQQQDRARRRSTAAGIADQEALTGQLWREMSRVDKAQTSRQSTGPCFDLPFTD, encoded by the coding sequence atGCATTTCTACCCCAAAGCGCGACATCAACCACACCCCAGCATCCATGACCCTGCTGTCCGCCGGCGTCGATGGGGATTGCTCAAAGCAGCAGGTCTCAACTTCATAGTACTACAGCTCCTCTTTCTCGGTCTCTTCTGTTACTTGTTCGGCTCCCTTTTCCAGCAGACCACGCATATTCATAACCTACACGTCGTCTATGTCGAttacgatggaggagctgtGGGAAGCGCGATTCGCACCGCGTATGAGCAGCTAAAGGGCCCCGGGTTCCCCACGTTGAGCGAACAGTCGGTGTCGGCATATCCTCAGCCGAGCACCGTGAGATCTGCCGTCTGTAATATTGACTATTGGGGCGGGTTATACACGTCGGCGGATGCCTCGATTCGCTTGGCTGCCGCATTCGGAGGAGGTTCTGCGGCAGCCTCGTATAACAACAGTGACGTTCTCACTCTAGTCTGGAATGAAGCGCGTTACTCCACCGTGGTGGATTCCGCCATTTCGACCAATATGCAAACACTGTCGGAAGCTGCGCGAGTCGCCTACTTCAAAATAAATGGCATGCAGGCGCTTGGGGATCTGAATAGCACCGATCCCGCTGCCATCGCGGCGCTTACCAACCCCTGGACGTTGGCCTCAATTAACATCCAGCCCACCACTCAAGGCTCCCGATTGGTCTACAATACCTTGGTTATTATTTTGATTCTGATTCAGGAATTCTTCTACTTGGGTTACATCAATGGCCTATATCAGCAATTTCAGCTCTATGTCTCCATCGCAGCGCCTCGGATTGCCACCGTCCGCCAGCTCATATCGGGGCTATACACGCTGTCTGGATCACTATGTACGACTGGCGCCATCTGGGCGTTTCGTCATGGGTGGCATGTCAACGGTGGACAGTTCGCCTTGACCTGGATGGCCTTGTGGCTGTTTGCCCACTCCAACTTTCTCGTCCTCGATGTCTTCACGGTCTGGCTCCCACCACCAGCCGTGCCGATGGCGCTTATCTCGTGGGTAGTCTTAAATGTCACATCGATACTCCTCCCATTTGAACTGGCCCCAGGATTCTATCAGTGGGGGTATGCGTTACCAGCACACAGCATCTTCCAGGTGCTGGTGGATATCTGGTCCGATGGCTGCAACCCGCAACTCGATTACGCGTTGCCAGTTCTATTCGCGTATGAAGTGATCGGACTAACATTAAGCTCTATCGGTGTATACCGGCGGGCGCACTATGCCGTCATTGCGAAGGagacagaagagaagacgTGGAAGGAACGCGTTGCCGCGGCGCTATcagaacaacaacagcaacagatGCTGGAGGAATCTCCGTCGCCCTCGACACCAGACTCGACGCTTACGGAGagtcaacagcagcaagatCGCGCTCGACGGCGTAGTACTGCTGCAGGTATTGCCGATCAAGAAGCACTGACGGGACAGCTTTGGCGAGAGATGTCCAGGGTCGACAAGGCCCAAACTAGCCGACAAAGTACCGGTCCTTGTTTCGACTTACCTTTTACTGACTAG
- a CDS encoding uncharacterized protein (synaptic vesicle transporter SVOP and related transporters (major facilitator superfamily)), giving the protein MNAMALSWYDPTRFLLLYSKSDTGSQVPQPSDSPNDPLNVSWVRVGCPSTHKRTNLNQPLVATMVMDNSLHLILELDINAWASSYRRKDFILLNVSLLSAIVGAYGPMLGPGFVEISEELDVSVNEISPATSYLVLAIGIALLFSNPLAKCYGKRPVYLVSGILLFASSIGGALTHNYGSFLACRLVGGLGMGPFEVLVQCTIGDMYFVHERASRIAFWNLFLVSGISAGPIVSAYIIQYSGYRWAFGVCAIFYGVLTLALFFLAPETSYIRVPNTTHSSTEASSIDQPDAKAVPGEDVAQPRSETIDDIEKEPRAHNDQQQANHPPIITERKDSYWRSLRVYTGRYSTASVVKVISRPFILFLYPGILWAFLTWGTTITFTIAFSYVNGVIFNEPPYNFTTSQIGLINISPLVLSVVSEIISGPLCDKICLYLTKRNNGYYEPEFRLVLMVVGFVLGVAGFYGFGATVHYKTHWAGPVITYGLVNASLAFCSTCVFGYIIDAYTALGEEAFVAVNSRNFLSFGILYVINEWLEEDGTLKVFVVLGSLFIFTSLLTIPIWIFGKRCRGRIDKIVWLKNYMRDS; this is encoded by the exons ATGAACGCCATGGCATTGTCTTGGTATGATCCCACGAGATTCCTCCTTTTATACTCGAAGTCTGACACCGGGAGCCAGGTTCCCCAACCTTCAGATTCTCCGAATGATCCGTTAAATGTAAGTTGGGTGAGGGTTGGTTGTCCATCTACACACAAGCGTACTAACCTCAATCAACCTTTAGTGGCCACAATGGTAATGGATAACTCCCTTCACCTTATACTGGAACTAGATATTAATGCTTGGGCATCTTCTTACAGGAGAAAGGATTTTATATTACTCAATGTCAGTCTCCTATCCGCGATTGTGGGGGCATATGGGCCTATGTTGGGGCCAGGGTTTGTTGAGATCTCGGAGGAGCTTGACGTTAGCGTGAATGAGATCTCACCAGCTACTTCCTACCTGGTTTTGGCAATCGGAATTGCTCTCCTTTTCAGCAACCCACTGGCCAAGTGTTATGGAAAGCGCCCCGTGTATTTAGTATCGGGGATATTGCTCTTTGCATCAAGCATTGGGGGTGCGCTGACACATAACTATGGCTCGTTCCTTGCTTGTCGGCTGGTTGGGGGTTTAGGAATGGGGCCATTCGAG GTTCTTGTGCAATGTACTATAGGGGACATGTATTTTGTGCACGAACGTGCTTCACGCATTGCTTTTTGGAACCTCTTCCTGGTCAGCGGCATCTCAGCAGGGCCGATTGTCAGTGCATATATCATCCAGTATTCTGGCTATCGCTGGGCCTTTGGCGTATGCGCTATCTTCTATGGGGTCCTCACTCTAGCCctgttttttcttgcccCGGAAACTTCATATATCCGGGTACCTAACACTACTCACTCCTCCACTGAGGCCTCAAGTATCGACCAACCGGACGCAAAGGCCGTACCAGGCGAAGACGTCGCTCAGCCGCGCTCTGAAACAATAGATGATATTGAAAAAGAACCCCGAGCTCACAACGACCAACAGCAGGCGAACCACCCGCCGATAATCACAGAGCGAAAAGATTCTTATTGGAGGTCTCTCCGAGTGTACACGGGGAGATACTCTACTGCCTCAGTCGTGAAGGTTATCAGCCGTCCGTTTATCTT GTTTCTCTATCCTGGAATTCTTTGGGCATTCCTAACCTGGGGTACAACGATCACGTTCACCATTGCTTTCAGTTATGTCAACGGAGTGATTTTCAACGAGCCTCCATATAACTTTACTACTTCGCAGATTGGTCTGATCAATATTTCGCCATTAGTCCTGAGCGTCGTGTCGGAGATCATCTCGGGCCCTCTGTGCGATAAGATTTGTTTGTACTTgacgaagagaaacaatggGTATTACGAGCCGGAATTTAGGCTGGTCCTAATGGTCGTGGGCTTCGTCCTGGGTGTGGCTGGGTTTTACGGTTTTGGGGCCACCGTGCACTACAAGACACACTGGGCCGGGCCCGTCATCACATACGGGCTGGTCAATGCTTCCCTTGCATTTTGTTCGACGTGTGTCTTCGGATACATCATCGACGCCTACACGGCTCTGGGTGAGGAGGCCTTCGTGGCCGTCAACTCTCGAAACTTCCTCAGTTTTGGAATCCTTTATGTTATTAATGAatggcttgaagaagacggGACCCTTAAAGTGTTTGTCGTCCTTGGTAGCCTTTTTATCTTCACCAGCCTTCTCACGATACCTATTTG GATCTTCGGGAAGAGGTGTAGGGGTAGAATTGACAAGATTGTCTGGTTGAAGAACTACATGAGGGATTCTTGA
- a CDS encoding FUSC family protein (predicted protein), protein MISSFPSQVPEYKVLPNVVARILERLTDRWLQTRQFITSEEGIGVLKCGLAYLLGSLATFIPMIAALLGPQEGKHIVATITVYFHPARSKGSMYKALICAALAFLYAAFISLTSMYVTIYFHQRRMIELGHALVLIVFVGLGFGFLAWTKQKMSDPLVNVACSLASLALIVVLTKEGAIQRGSVSLAKVSQVLKMLLMGIGAVMTVSFLVFPVSAQKKLRSNLAVATRSMAIMQSTITEGFLRRTQDDFQGFDYTGASTRLKKAHGELDKLLYETKLEQYVAGWERAHFHEERLVQWAHGIVHTTGALHSSALLAFETLKRPKFADHPLDGPNADASMATRYEERSAIFAADVPILQAVDLGMLETNASGNGQPVSGQLDRVSDGLVPESSLVTELFDSFVDRLGPSMRSLTLTLMNISAEISLGLSLDNRVAMSPGSPAILTQAIEEYREAQKEAFGRIYREKCDMSIDKFEKEAYFKELAAICAHFSYSLLKYGEQLGELLTILTAFQVATAGYHRKKSWSWIKFWRRDPSRSQYLDRSNARLDPRPSLTEVAPGYHTELPGASSFERPSRLQPFRDTISRHIWRTLNFFQKDETIFAFKVGVGAALFALPSFLSFTRPMYLYWKGEWGLVSYMLVCSMTIGASNTTGYARFLGTCIGALCSILVWSIAGSNAFGLAFLGFVMAICTFYISLLKGQGPLGRFIMLTYNLSVLYSFSLSQSSADEDPDERSGNNPDITKITLHRVAAVLLGCIWGIIVTRGVWPIRARKKLKSTLKLVWLRLGRIWESDPLARRITNPGVAALYMTPEDRRTMQSLLSDLETLRVAARYEIELNAPFPDTAYGKIIQHTQSIVDDLHALDLQLQGIPPSEQQLSLLRYTSRERQNLAGQISHLLGAIASSIAYACPPNHVDLSKAKHSRDRFLATIFMYRSGDETSSSALEETYSLLYGYVLVIDQIIGKMAEILVNVRRLSTGVEQDVVN, encoded by the exons AtgatctcctccttcccatcGCAAGTCCCGGAATACAAAGTCCTC CCGAATGTTGTCGCAAGAATACTCGAGCGTCTAACCGACAGATGGCTGCAGACACGGCAATTCATCACGTCGGAGGAAGGGATCGGGGTCTTGAAATGTGGTCTGGCATACCTCCTCGGCTCCCTGGCCACGTTCATCCCAATGATTGCGGCATTGCTAGGTCCTCAGGAAGGAAAGCATATCGTCGCCACCATCACGGTCTATTTCCACCCTGCGAGGTCAAAAGGGAGCATGTATAAAGCCCTGATATGCGCCGCCCTCGCATTTCTCTACGCCGCATTCATCTCGCTCACCAGCATGTACGTTACCATATACTTCCACCAGCGGCGCATGATCGAACTGGGCCATGCCCTGGTTTTGATCGTTTTTGTCGGCCTTGGGTTCGGGTTTCTTGCGTGGACAAAACAGAAGATGAGCGACCCACTAGTCAATGTGGCCTGCTCACTCGCATCGCTTGCACTGATTGTTGTTCTCACCAAAGAAGGGGCTATTCAGCGGGGCAGTGTCTCACTCGCAAAAGTGTCGCAGGTCCTGAAGATGCTCCTCATGGGGATTGGTGCGGTGATGACCGTGTCGTTTCTGGTCTTCCCGGTCTCGGCGCAGAAGAAACTTCGTTCGAATCTGGCTGTTGCCACCAGGTCAATGGCGATCATGCAGTCAACAATCACGGAGGGGTTCCTTCGAAGGACACAGGACGATTTCCAGGGGTTCGACTATACCGGCGCGTCTACGCGTCTGAAGAAGGCCCACGGGGAGCTAGACAAGCTGTTATATGAGACGAAGCTGGAGCAGTACGTAGCAGGCTGGGAGAGAGCACACTTTCATGAGGAAAGGCTTGTTCAGTGGGCACATGGCATCGTGCATACTACGGGCGCTTTACACAGCTCGGCACTTTTAGCTTTTGAGACGCTCAAGCGACCCAAGTTCGCCGACCATCCTCTTGATGGTCCAAATGCGGATGCCTCCATGGCTACTCGGTACGAAGAACGAAGTGCGATATTTGCCGCTGATGTTCCCATACTTCAAGCGGTGGACCTGGGAATGTTGGAAACGAATGCGTCTGGCAACGGTCAACCCGTCTCAGGACAGTTGGACCGAGTTAGCGACGGGCTGGTCCCGGAGAGCTCACTAGTCACGGAGCTTTTTGATTCCTTTGTTGACCGACTAGGTCCATCTATG CGGTCGTTAACTCTCACGTTAATGAATATATCCGCGGAAATCTCTTTGGGACTATCGTTGGACAACAGAGTCGCTATGAGCCCCGGCTCCCCTGCCATCCTAACCCAAGCCATCGAAGAATATCGCGAGGCCCAGAAGGAAGCATTCGGCCGGATTTACCGAGAGAAATGCGATATGTCGATTGACAAATTCGAAAAGGAAGCGTACTTCAAAGAGTTAGCCGCCATCTGTGCGCATTTCAGCTACTCGTTACTGAAGTACGGGGAACAGTTGGGAGAGTTGCTGACAATTCTCACGGCCTTCCAAGTTGCAACCGCTGGGTACCACAGAAAGAAGTCATGGAGTTGGATAAAGTTCTGGCGGCGAGACCCTTCTAGGAGCCAGTATCTGGACCGTTCGAATGCTC GACTAGATCCCCGACCTTCCCTGACTGAAGTAGCTCCAGGCTATCACACGGAGCTGCCCGGAGCGTCCAGCTTTGAAAGACCTTCCCGACTACAACCATTCAGAGATACGATCAGCCGTCATATCTGGAGAACATTGAACTTTTTCCAAAAAGACGAAACCATATTCGCCTTCAAGGTTGGTGTTGGCGCGGCCCTCTTTGCCTTgccttcatttctttctttcacaCGGCCTATGTACCTTTACTGGAAGGGGGAATGGGGCCTGGTCTCGTACATGTTAGTTTGTTCGATGACCATCGGTGCGTCGAACACTACTGGGTATGCTAGATTCCTGGGGACGTGTATCGGAGCACTCTGTTCTATCCTCGTCTGGTCGATCGCGGGCAGCAATGCCTTTGGGCTGGCATTTCTCGGGTTCGTCATGGCCATATGTACCTTCTACATCAGTCTGCTCAAAGGCCAGGGCCCGCTGGGTCGATTTATCATGTTGACTTACAATCTTTCCGTGCTCTATTCTTTCTCGCTATCCCAGAGTAGCGCTGACGAGGATCCTGACGAGAGAAGCGGTAACAATCCGGATATAACGAAAATTACCCTTCACCGAGTTGCGGCGGTGCTCTTGGGCTGTATTTGGGGGATTATTGTCACGCGGGGCGTTTGGCCGATTCGTGCAcgcaagaagctcaagagTACGTTGAAGCTGGTTTGGCTCCGGCTAGGTCGCATTTGGGAATCAGATCCTTTGGCGAGGCGCATTACGAACCCGGGCGTTGCTGCTTTGTATATGACGCCGGAGGACCGACGCACAATGCAGAGTCTGTTATCGGATCTCGAGACTCTTCGGGTTGCAGCCCGCTACGAAATTGAACTGAACGCCCCCTTTCCCGACACCGCATATGGCAAGATCATTCAACACACGCAATCCATCGTCGATGATCTCCATGCTCTagatctgcagctgcaagGTATTCCTCCTTCAGAGCAGCAACTGTCGTTGCTACGATACACGTCTCGAGAGAGACAAAATTTGGCTGGGCAGATAAGCCACCTCTTAGGAG CCATCGCTTCATCAATCGCATATGCATGTCCGCCGAACCATGTCGACCTTTCCAAAGCGAAGCATTCACGGGACCGGTTCCTGGCCACTATTTTCATGTATCGCAGTGGGGATGaaacctcttcctcggcgCTGGAGGAGACTTACAGCCTCTTGTATGGCTATG TCCTTGTAATTGATCAGATCATTGGCAAGATGGCGGAGATTCTGGTCAATGTCCGCCGCTTGTCCACTGGCGTAGAGCAAGATGTAGTGAATTAG
- a CDS encoding FAD-dependent oxidoreductase (2-polyprenyl-6-methoxyphenol hydroxylase and related FAD-dependent oxidoreductases), with protein sequence MGSTTKPSPPLSDKSRIHIPLTPGHLSKFTKTAKLGFAGLGTAIECHRQGLSVAVYERFPELKPLGDILSFGSNGGRIFARWGPVVDRMLPVSINLQDYGFRIHKYTGEHVHTQDSMPFNRQAPTINGHRGELHQILFNYARDDLKIPIHLGCEVTGYFESTTGAGIQLVSGEKIYGDVVIGSDGVRSQARALVLGCETKLESSGYAIFRAWFSNEDILADPLTRHLCENGDTFNGWIGPDVHLLVSSLKGGKDVCWVLTHKDTSAISDRWSFPGKLADVYKVLEGWDPICKRIVSKTPESSLVDWKLIWQDPLRTWVSKQGRIALAGDSAHAFLPTSAQGATQALEDGVTIAICLSRAGKSRIPDALRAFETIRYERVRKVQETGKTTRDKWHNARWDNVKRDPKAIELPREDWILNHDAEEYANKMCEEIFGASSNGMGRGESRL encoded by the exons ATGGGCTCCACCACCAAGCCCTCTCCCCCACTGTCCGACAAATCGCGCATTCATATT CCCCTTACTCCTGGTCATCTTTCTAAGTTCACTAAAACCGCTAAACTAGGGTTCGCGGGTCTGGGTACTGCGATAGAATGCCATCGCCAGGGCCTCTCTGTTGCGGTTTATGAGCGATTTCCTGAATTGAAACCACTTGGTGATATACTATCATTCGGGAGTAATGGAGGTCGGATCTTTGCACGATGGGGCCCAGTGGTCGACCGCATGCTTCCTGTGAGCATCAATCTCCAGGACTACGGGTTTCGCATTCATAAGTACACGGGAGAGCATGTCCACACACAAGATTCCATGCCCTTTAATCGACAGGCCCCCACAATTAATGGACATCGGGGAGAGCTACACCAGATCCTTTTCAACTATGCTCGGGACGATCTGAAAATTCCCATTCATCTCGGTTGCGAGGTGACAGGGTACTTCGAGAGCACCACTGGGGCAGGAATCCAGCTCGTATCCGGAGAAAAG ATCTATGGAGATGTTGTCATTGGCTCAGATGGTGTCCGCTCCCAAGCTCGAGCCTTGGTTCTAGGTTGTGAGACAAAGCTGGAATCTAGTGGTTATGCTATCTTTCGCGCTTG GTTCTCGAACGAGGATATCCTCGCTGATCCTCTGACAAGGCATCTATGTGAGAATGGAGATACATTCAATGGCTGGATCGGCCCAGATGTACATCTACTGGTCTCATCCTTGAAAGGGGGCAAGGATGTCTGTTGGGTACTAACGCATAAG GATACATCTGCTATCAGCGATCGCTGGTCCTTTCCGGGCAAACTTGCGGATGTCTATAAGGTCCTAGAAGGTTGGGACCCAATCTGCAAGCGCATCGTTTCAAAAACCCCCGAATCGTCCCTGGTCGATTGGAAGCTCATCTGGCAAGATCCTTTGCGTACCTGGGTTAGCAAACAGGGACGCATTGCTCTTGCTGGAGACTCCGCTCATGCATTCCTTCCAACATCCGCCCAGGGAGCAACTCAGGCGCTAGAGGATGGCGTCACAATCGCTATTTGTCTGAGTCGGGCTGGAAAGTCCAGGATTCCAGACGCTCTACGGGCTTTTGAAACAATTCG GTATGAGCGTGTACGGAAAGTACAGGAAACAGGTAAAACAACTCGGGATAAATGGCACAATGCGAGGTGGGATAATGTAAAACGCGATCCCAAGGCTATCGAACTGCCACGAGAGGACTGGATCTTGAATCATGACGCAGAGGAGTATGCGAACAAAATGTGTGAGGAGATATTCGGTGCCAGCTCCAACGGAATGGGAAGGGGAGAAAGCAGACTCTGA
- a CDS encoding uncharacterized protein (predicted protein), giving the protein MFCKDINLDVRAYISHLGILNLWIVCSASQKPFGSIPLHISEQLLTVICAALCAEAFQINSLISVDTQLQPMRTAIHNWKLAWNQRFAIQDSFGLPKEEDTMFVGIEDYWRRLGFFQNASEYWLLLNILIRRIDERQRNRDDLSVQSDVELTSSVIDRPYTPSRCDSPTMEDLNNLISEHHRQFKPQKPAQIIEHLNSVWMSSGGDFASLR; this is encoded by the exons ATGTTCTGTAAAGATATCAATCTCGATGTACGAGCTTACATCTCCCACTTGGGAATACTGAACCTTTGGATTGTGTGTTCCG CCTCCCAGAAGCCCTTTGGCTCGATACCCCTCCACATATCTGAGCAGCTACTGACCGTGATCTGTGCAGCACTTTGCGCCGAGGCCTTCCAAATTAATTCTCTCATCAGTGTTGACACACAACTCCAACCTATGCGCACAGCGATCCACAACTGGAAGTTAGCCTGGAATCAGCGTTTCGCGATCCAGGATAGTTTTGGCTTAcccaaggaggaggataCTATGTTTGTGGGTATTGAAGATTATTGGCGACGGTTGGGGTTTTTTCAGAACGCTTCCGAGTATTGGTTAttgctcaatatcctcatccgACGAATTGACGAACGCCAGCGGAACCGGGATGATCTATCGGTTCAATCTGATGTTGAACTCACCAGTTCGGTCATTGACAGGCCATATACGCCTTCGAGATGTGACTCACCCACAATGGAGGATCTGAACAATCTCATATCGGAACATCATCGTCAATTCAAGCC GCAGAAGCCGGCCCAAATCATAGAACATCTGAATAGTGTGTGGATGAGCTCAGGCGGGGATTTTGCCTCTCTCAGATAG
- a CDS encoding uncharacterized protein (predicted protein) codes for MAPAATNVPTTPPRVVGPATKKATRPTNQLPQSMIDEARMVRKEAFDPKVHLNYDPPRRIYTMKEIGNVNISFGDGTTATWNRTTDSEDGTSAVAWHYDSFPFVCVTMLSDCNGMVGGETALRRPDGHIMKVRGPAMGTAMVLQGRYIEHQALKAVGGRERISMVTSFRPRSPIIKDETVLTGVRGISDLSTLYSQYTDYRLELLEERLRLMLKEERRRQIANHPFDLPKVRKFLVEQKEFLDSMLEELIEVHD; via the exons ATGGCCCCAGCAGCAACTAATGTCCCTACGACACCACCAAGAGTGGTTGGGCCAGCTACTAAAAAGGCAACACGCCCGACCAACCAGCTCCCTCAATCTATGATTGATGAAGCACGAATGGTGAGAAAGGAAGCCTTTGATCCGAAAGTCCACCTGAACTACGACCCCCCAAGAAGGATTTATACGATGAAGGAGATCGGCAATGTGAACATCTCGTTTGGTGATGGTACTACTGCTACGTGGAATAGAACTACAGATAGCGAGGACGGAACATCTGCTGTTGCCTGGCATTACGATAGCTTTCCCTTTGTGTGCGTGACGATGCTATCGGACTGCAATGGCATGGTTGGCGGAGAGACTGCCCTTCGGAGACCCGACGGCCACATCATGAAAGTTCGCGGTCCAGCAATG GGAACTGCTATGGTGCTACAAGGGCGATACATTGAGCATCAAGCGCTCAAAGCCGTCGGTGGCCGTGAGCGGATTAGTATGGTCACTTCGTTCCGACCCAGATCGCCTATAATTAAAGATGAGACTGTGCTCACTGGTGTACGTGGAATCAGTGATCTAAGTACGTTGTACAGTCAGTATACAGACTACAGGCTGGAACTCCTAGAGGAGCGTCTTCGACTTATGTTGAAGGAGGAGCGACGCCGTCAGATTGCAAATCACCCATTTGATCTCCCTAAGGTCAGGAAGTTTCTAGTTGAGCAGAAGGAGTTCTTGGATTCTATGCTCGAGGAGCTTATCGAGGTGCATGATTAG
- a CDS encoding flavin monoamine oxidase family protein (amine oxidase), whose protein sequence is MLDVLVIGAGFSGLQAAYSAQQAGLSTAVVEARDRVGGKIWSVPLASGRGYAELGGAWINNSLQPRVWKYVERFGLEVVTQRLEGTAVMQETQDSRLEFPFGVSPDWSEAEKNNLAYIRDHIQAESLKPGLPSAQDDNVSLDQYVRNLGALPKVANMVNLWARVMHGVESTEESAAWFIDYCCRNKGLLAIRADDSTGGQYMRFKDGAQSIAEGIARLVGAQNIHLGSPVASVNEHGSHVSVVTRDGRTFNARKCILSIPSTMYKELSITPGLPQPVQEVTDGTVLGDYNKAIVCYDRPWWRSEGFNGYFASYAGPVILARDTSVDERNHFSLTCFVNGQPGRDWSKLCPHERRAVVIKQIAKIFKADANSEAFRPIEVFDQVWKHEEFSRGALAPIHALGHLTKYASVYGKPVGNLHFVGTEYSTEWKGYMEGALCSGERGAREVVEAVKKVPSKL, encoded by the exons ATGTTGGACGTTCTTGTGATTGGAGCTGGCTTTAGCGGCCTCCAGGCAGCCTACTCGGCTCAGCAAGCTGGTCTCTCGACTGCCGTGGTTGAAGCCCGGGATCGGGTTGGGGGAAAGATCTGGAGCGTGCCACTTGCTTCAGGCCGTGGCTACGCTGAGCTTGGCGGAGCATggatcaacaacagcctccAACCCCGTGTCTGGAAGTATGTAGAAAGATTTGGCCTGGAGGTTGTAACACAGCGGTTGGAAGGAACGGCCGTCATGCAAGAAACTCAAGACAGTCGACTTGAATTTCCATTTGGCGTTTCGCCCGAT TGGTCTGAGGCGGAGAAAAACAACTTGGCATATATCCGCGATCACATCCAAGCGGAATCTTTGAAACCTGGCTTGCCAAGTGCACAGGATGACAATGTTAGTTTGGATCAGTATGTCCGCAATCTCGGTGCCTTGCCCAAGGTTGCCAACATGGTGAATCTCTGGGCACGGGTCATGCATGGCGTAGAGTCCACCGAAGAGTCGGCAGCCTGGTTTATCGACTACTGCTGTCGCAATAAGGGCCTTCTAGCTATCAGAGCGGATGATTCCACTGGCGGACAATATATGAGATTCAAAGACG GAGCACAGTCAATTGCCGAGGGAATTGCTCGCTTGGTGGGAGCGCAGAATATTCACCTAGGATCACCAGTTGCTTCGGTCAACGAGCACGGCTCACATGTCAGCGTCGTCACCCGTGATGGAAGAACGTTCAATGCCAGGAAGTGTATCTTGTCGATCCCCAGTACCATGTACAAGGAACTGAGCATCACCCCTGGTTTGCCCCAGCCTGTTCAGGAGGTCACCGACGGGACCGTCCTCGGTGACTATAACAAGGCTATCGTTTGTTATGATAGGCCATGGTGGCGTAGCGAGGGATTCAACGGTTACTTCGCGAGCTACGCAGGTCCCGTTATACTGGCAAGAGACACCAGTGTTGATGAACGAAACCACTTCTCCTTGACATGCTTCGTCAATGGTCAGCCAGGGCGTGATTGGAGCAAGTTGTGTCCCCATGAACGTCGCGCAGTGGTCATAAAGCAGATAGCAAAGATCTTCAAAGCCGATGCCAACTCGGAAGCCTTCCGGCCAATTGAAGTCTTTGATCAGGTCTGGAAGCACGAGGAATTTAGCAGAGGCGCCTTGGCTCCTATCCATGCGCTTGGGCATCTCACCAAGTACGCATCTGTGTATGGTAAACCAGTCGGCAATCTTCACTTCGTGGGGACAGAATATAGCAcagaatggaaaggatacATGGAGGGAGCGCTTTGCTCGGGAGAAAGGGGGGCTCGTGAGGTCGTGGAAGCCGTGAAGAAAGTACCATCAAAATTATGA